The Streptomyces sp. NBC_01317 genomic interval GACCATGGGCGTGGCCTTCGGCGCCGTGGTCGCGGCCTTCCAGTGGGGCTGGCTGTCCGAGGCGCTCGGCGCCGGGGCGGCGGGACCGGTGGAGGCGTTCGCGCCGGTCATGATGATCGCGATCCTGTTCGGTCTGTCCATGGACTATCAGGTGTTCCTGATCAGCCGTATGCACGAGGAATGGACGCTGAGCCGGGACAACGCGCGGGCGGTACGGATCGGGCAGGCCGAGACCGGACGGATCATCACGGCCGCCGCCGTCATCATGGCGTGTGTGTTCGCGGCCTTCATGTTCAGCGGCCAGCGGATCGTCGCGGAGTTCGGCCTGGGTCTCGCGCTCGCCGTTCTTCTGGACGTGCTGCTCGTGCGTATGGTGGTGGTGCCCGCGCTGATGCATCTGTTCGGCGCGCGCAACTGGTGGCTGCCGCGCTGGCTGGACAAGCTGCTGCCGCACCTCTCCATCGAGGGGACACCGGACGACGTGCCGGACACGGCGGCGGACCGGCAGGACCGGGACGACAGGCAGGATGTGCCGGTCGGGCGCTGAGCCCGCGGCGGGGTCCCGTACGGCGAAGGAGGACGAGTGATCCCCATGGTGTGGAGCCGGGTCAGATCGCGCCCGGCGCTGCACGACGCCGTGGTGGCCCTCGGGACCGTCGTCGTGCTCCTGTCGATCACCCTCAGCGTCGCGCTCAGGGCGTCGGACTCCGCCATCGCCGTCCCGGCGGGCCTGGTGGTGCTGACCTGTCTGCCGCTGCTCGCCGGGAGCCGCTGGCCGGTGCCCGTCGTGCTGGTGACCGCCGCCCTCGACGTGACCCGGCTGTTCCTGATCGAGCCGGACTTCCAGAAGACGTACCCCACCGCGACCGTGATCGCGCTGTACGTGATGGCCGCGCACACCGGCCGCCGTACCGCGTGGCGGGTCGCGGGGGCGGTCGTCCTCGCGCTGACCGCCGTCGCCCTGTTCGCCCGGCCCGGGGTGGACAACCTGCCGATGAACCTCGGTGTGCTCCCCTGGACCTGCCTGCCCGTCGCCATCAGCGACGGCGTCCGCAGCCGCCGGGAGGTCCTGGCGGCGGCGACGGAACGGGCCGAGCGCGCCGAGCGGACGCGTGAGGAGGTCGCGCTGCGCCGGGTGACGGAGGAGCGGGTACGGATCGCCCGCGAGCTGCACGACGTGGTGGCCCACCACATCACCCTGGTCAACGCCCAGGCCGGGGTCGCCCATCATCTGATGCGCACCGACCCGGAGCACGCGTACACGGCCCTCGAACGCATCCGGGACACCAGCCGGTCGGCTCTGGACGAACTGCGTGCCACGGTCGGCCTGTTGCGCCAGCCCGGCGAGGCGCCCTCGACGCAGCCCGCGCCGGGGCTGGCCGATCTGGACGACCTGCTGGAGCGGTTCCGCCACTCCGGGCTGCCGGTGGAGCTGGTGTGCGCGGGGGAGCCGGGGACGCTGTCGGCGACGGCCGACCTCACGGCGTACCGGATCATCCAGGAAGCCCTGACCAACACCCACAAGCACGCCGGGCGGGCCCGCGCCCGGGTGCGGCTCGACTACACGGCGGCCCAGGTGCGGATCACCGTCGAGGACGACGGACGGGACGCCGGTACGGGGAACGGCATCGGGTACGGCCTCATCGGGATGCACGAGCGGGCGCGGACGGCGGGCGGCACGGTGACGGCCGGCGCGCGGCCCGCGCCGGAGGCCGGGTTCCGCGTCACGGCCGAACTGCCGCTGAGCGTCGGGGCGGCCGCGCCCGCGACCGCCGCGTCCCCGGCCGTAAGGGTCCTCGGCGCCGCGGACAGCGCCCAGGTGCCCGACGTCACCGAGCCCGGTCCCACCGATCCCACCGGCAGGATCCCGAGCCCCGCCGATCCCACCGCCCCCTGCCTCATCACCGGCGTGCGCCTCCTCGGTGGCGGCCGGGCATGACGATCCGGGTGCTGCTCGCCGACGACCAGGCGCTGCTGCGGGGTACGTTCCGGCTGCTCATCGACTCCGAGCCGGACATGGAGGTCGTCGCCGAGGCGTCCGACGGCCGTGAGGCGGTCGCACTGGCCCTCAGCAGCCAGGCGGAGGTCGTGCTGATGGACATCCGCATGCCCGGCATGAGTGGCCTCGACGCGACCCGGCTGATCATGGCGGACGAGGATCTGGCGGGGGTCCGGGTGCTGATCCTGACCACCTTCGAGAACGACGAGTACGTGGCGGAGGCCCTGCGGGCCGGGGCCAGCGGCTTCCTGGGCAAGGGCATCAACCCCGAGGAACTCCTCGACGCGATCCGGGTGATCGCCACGGGTGACATGCTCCTCTCGCCCGCCGCCACGAAGAGCGTCATCTCCCGCTTCCTCGCGCAGACCGAGCGGCCCAACCCGGATGCGGCGGAGCGGCTGGCGGGGCTGACCCCGCGCGAACGGGAGGTGGTCACCTGGGTGGGACGGGGGCTGTCCAACCAGGACATCGCCGCCCAGCTGTACGTCAGCCCGGTCACCGTGAAGACCCACGTCAACCGGGCCATGGCCAAGCTCGGTGCCCGGGACCGCGCGCAGGTGGTGATCCTGGCGTACGAGTCCGGCATCGTCCAGCCGGGTTCGGCCTGACGGGACACGGCTCTGGATGTTCTGTGCGATATGCGTACAGTTGGACAGGTCAAAAACAGGACAAACAGCCCACCCGACACCCCTGTTCCGCGACCGGCCCGCTCCCGCTCCCCGCTTGAGGCACCCTTTTGAGAGAACGGACAACTCCCACCCCCACGCGTGCCCGCCCGGGCCCTCTGGCGCGCTGGTCCGGAGCCACGGCGGGGAAGGCCTTCCTGCTCCGTCTGCTGTGGCAGGCGCCCACGGTCCTGCCGCTGGCGGTGCTGTGCGCGGTGACGGTGGTCGGATTCCTGGTCCCCATGGACATCCACCTGGCGTCGCTGCTCGTCGCGGTGCCGGCGCTGACCGCCGGGCTGGTGGGTCCCCGGTGGACGGCCCTCATCACCGCCCTGGCGTGTGTGGCCGCCGCCTCGCTCGACATCCGTGACGGCCTCATGGACTCACCGATCCTGCCGATCCACCTGATCGACCTGCTGGTCGTCTGCGGTCTGGTCGTGCTGTTCTGGCGCCTGCGGGACCTGGACTTCAAGGCGCTGGTCCAGGTGAGATCCGTCTCGGACGCCGCCCAGCGCGCGGTGCTGCGCCCCCTGCCCCGCCGGATCGGACGCCTGCGGATCGCGTCCGTCTACCGCTCGGCCGCCGCGCAGGCACAGATCGGCGGTGACCTGTACGCCGCCGAGCGGACCCCGGGCGCGGTCCGCCTGATCATCGGGGACGTACGGGGCAACGGCCTGCCGGCGGTGGACGACGCCGCGGCCGTGCTGGGGGCCTTCCGGGAGGCCGCCCACCGCGACGCCACCCTGCCGGAGCTGGTGGCCTCGCTGGAGGGCAGCGTGGGCCGGCATCTGCGGGAGGTCGGCAAGACCGACCGGGACAGCGGCGAGCGGTTCATCACCGCCCTGGTCCTGGAGATCCCGGACGACGCCCCGGTGGTACGGATGATCAGCTGCGGCCATCCGCCGCCCCTGCGCTCCCACCG includes:
- a CDS encoding PP2C family protein-serine/threonine phosphatase — encoded protein: MRERTTPTPTRARPGPLARWSGATAGKAFLLRLLWQAPTVLPLAVLCAVTVVGFLVPMDIHLASLLVAVPALTAGLVGPRWTALITALACVAAASLDIRDGLMDSPILPIHLIDLLVVCGLVVLFWRLRDLDFKALVQVRSVSDAAQRAVLRPLPRRIGRLRIASVYRSAAAQAQIGGDLYAAERTPGAVRLIIGDVRGNGLPAVDDAAAVLGAFREAAHRDATLPELVASLEGSVGRHLREVGKTDRDSGERFITALVLEIPDDAPVVRMISCGHPPPLRSHRGVTTLLRSPHPAPPLGLAGDIEDYQLDSFPLESGDTLLLHTDGLLEARDSTGAFYPAHERFDALLWCDPDELLQRLVKDLLEHVEGRLEDDVALVALERLREQSELPTA
- a CDS encoding sensor histidine kinase; amino-acid sequence: MVWSRVRSRPALHDAVVALGTVVVLLSITLSVALRASDSAIAVPAGLVVLTCLPLLAGSRWPVPVVLVTAALDVTRLFLIEPDFQKTYPTATVIALYVMAAHTGRRTAWRVAGAVVLALTAVALFARPGVDNLPMNLGVLPWTCLPVAISDGVRSRREVLAAATERAERAERTREEVALRRVTEERVRIARELHDVVAHHITLVNAQAGVAHHLMRTDPEHAYTALERIRDTSRSALDELRATVGLLRQPGEAPSTQPAPGLADLDDLLERFRHSGLPVELVCAGEPGTLSATADLTAYRIIQEALTNTHKHAGRARARVRLDYTAAQVRITVEDDGRDAGTGNGIGYGLIGMHERARTAGGTVTAGARPAPEAGFRVTAELPLSVGAAAPATAASPAVRVLGAADSAQVPDVTEPGPTDPTGRIPSPADPTAPCLITGVRLLGGGRA
- a CDS encoding response regulator transcription factor, which translates into the protein MTIRVLLADDQALLRGTFRLLIDSEPDMEVVAEASDGREAVALALSSQAEVVLMDIRMPGMSGLDATRLIMADEDLAGVRVLILTTFENDEYVAEALRAGASGFLGKGINPEELLDAIRVIATGDMLLSPAATKSVISRFLAQTERPNPDAAERLAGLTPREREVVTWVGRGLSNQDIAAQLYVSPVTVKTHVNRAMAKLGARDRAQVVILAYESGIVQPGSA